Part of the Paeniglutamicibacter sulfureus genome, GGTCACTGCGCTGGCCGGAGAAAACGGTGCGGGCAAGTCCACGTTGATGAAGATTGCCTCCGGGCAGTACCGGGCCGATGACGGAATCGTAGAGGTGGCCGGGACGCATCTGCCGGTCGGGAATCCGCAGGCCGCCAACCAGCTGGGCGTGGCCATCGTGCCTCAGGAACTGGCTTCCATTCCTGAAATGACCGTGTACGAGAACCTGTACATCGGGCGGGAGCTGCGCCGCGGCGGATTCCTCAGGCGCCGGGCCATGCGTTCCGGGGCCCGAGCGATGCTCTCGACGTTCGGCCTGGAAATCTCGCCCGACGCCCAAATGGGATCGCTGCCCGTGGGCATTCGGCAGATCATCGAAATCGCCAAGGCGACCACCCGCGGGGCCAAGGTGCTGTTGCTCGACGAACCGACCAGCGCCATCGCCGAAAAGGAGGTGGCCCGCCTCGCTGCGGTCGTCCGACAGCTGCGCGCAGACGGCGTCGCGCTGCTGTTCACCACCCACAAGATGGAAGAAATCCGGGCCATGGCCGACCGCGTGATCGTGCTGCGCGACGGAAACCTGGTCGAGGACCAGCTCATTGCGGACATCACCGATGATGGAATCGTCCGGGCGATGATCGGCCGCGAGCTCGAGGACCTGTTCCCCCAGGTGCACCCGCACGCCGACGAGGTGCTGCTTGAGGTAAGCGGGCTGGGCGTCGGAGACCGAGCGCCGGTCAGCCTGAGCGTGAGACGCGGGGAAATCCTGGGGCTGGCCGGGCTGGTCGGCGCAGGACGCACCGAGCTGATTGAGACCATCTTCGGCATGCGTGCCCCGAACGGCGGAACCGTAACAGTCTCCGGCTCCAAGGTGCGCCTGGCCAACCCTGCTGCCTCCATCGTTTCCGGCATGGCCCTGGTCCCGGAGGACCGCAAGGGCGCCGGCGCCGTCATGGGCATGTCGATTCTCGACAACACGATCCTGCCGCGGCTCTCAGCGTTTTCCACCGCGGGTTGGCTCCACGGCCGCTCGCGCCAGCAAACGGCCACCGAGGTCATGGATTCGCTGCGGCTGCGCCGCCGCACACTGGGACAGCCGGTGGAAAAGCTCTCTGGCGGCAACCAGCAAAAGGTTGTCCTCGGCCGCTGGCTCACCGGAAAGGTCGACGTGCTGTTGCTCGACGAACCAACCCGGGGCGTGGACGTGGGCGCGCGCAACGAGATCTACCGGATCATCACCGAACTCGCCCAGGCTGGCATGGCCGTGGTCATGGCGTCCTCCGATATGCCCGAGATCCTCTCGCTGACCCACCGGACCATGGTGATGCGGGACGGTGCCTTCGCCGCCGAGCTCTCCCGCGAGGAACTGTCCGCCCCCGATATACAGGACCGCATTTTCAGACTTGCTTCCGGGCAGGAAGCCGACTCGCAGAAGGACACCCCGAATGTTAACGACTAAGCCGGCCAAGGCCGCCACAATGGCCGAAACGGCCCCAGCGACCGCGTTGGGCCCGGCCCGTTTCAGCGGGGCCTGGTTCAGGCAATTGCTCATCGACAATGCCATGGTCGCGGTCATGGTGCTGGTGATTGTGTTCTTCCTCTATCGCAGCGCACGCTTCGGCACGCCGGAAAACCTGGTCACCATCCTCGTCGCCGCGGCACCGTTCGCCCTGATCGCCCTGGGACAAACCCTGGTCATCCTCACCGGCGGCATCGACCTGTCGGTCGGCAGTGTCATTGCCGCCAGCGCCATGGCTGGCGCCCTGGTCGCCAAGTCAAACCCAGGCCAAATCTGGCTGGCCCTGCTCGCCGCAGTGGTGGTGGGCATGGTGGCCGGCCTGATCAATGGCTTGGTGGTGGCCTACATGAAGGTTCCGCCCTTCATCGCAACCCTCGGCATGATGACCTTGGCTTCCGGTGTGGCCTACGTGATCGGCAACGGCGCTCCGATCAACGGCTTGCCGGCGGGCTTCGGGGCATTCGCGAATACTGAGGTCCTCGGAATGAAGATCCCGGTGATCCTCATGATTGTCAGCATCATCGGCCTTGCCATCGTGATGAAGCGCACCGCCTATGGCATGCGGGTCTACGCGGTGGGCGGCAACCGCCTGGCCGCCGAAATCGCCGGCGTAAACAGCTCCCGGATCCTGCTCAGCGTGTACGCCATCAGCGGCGTGCTGGCCGGCCTCTCCGGAATCATGATTGCCTCGCGCGTGATTTCGGGGGCGCCGAACCTGGGTTCGGGCTACGAACTTGATGCCATTGCCGCGGTGGTCATTGGCGGTGCCTCGCTCATGGGCGGGCGCGGCAGCATCTGGGGCACCGCCCTGGGCCTGTTGCTCATCCAGACACTGAACAACGGCTTCGACCTTTTGGTCGTCCCCGCCTACTGGCAGGACGTCATCAAGGGCATCCTGATTGTTGCGGCCGTGGCCGTCGACGTCTGGGCCTCCAAGCACCGCAAATAGCGTTCCACGTTTCACCTTTTCCCACCTTTCGAATCCCCTTTCAGGAGTGTCAACGATGATCCGTCCTCTCAAGAAAATCACCACCTCCCTGGCCGCAC contains:
- a CDS encoding sugar ABC transporter ATP-binding protein, giving the protein MSAAPGALGCVDIHKGFAGVPVLKGITLSLEPGTVTALAGENGAGKSTLMKIASGQYRADDGIVEVAGTHLPVGNPQAANQLGVAIVPQELASIPEMTVYENLYIGRELRRGGFLRRRAMRSGARAMLSTFGLEISPDAQMGSLPVGIRQIIEIAKATTRGAKVLLLDEPTSAIAEKEVARLAAVVRQLRADGVALLFTTHKMEEIRAMADRVIVLRDGNLVEDQLIADITDDGIVRAMIGRELEDLFPQVHPHADEVLLEVSGLGVGDRAPVSLSVRRGEILGLAGLVGAGRTELIETIFGMRAPNGGTVTVSGSKVRLANPAASIVSGMALVPEDRKGAGAVMGMSILDNTILPRLSAFSTAGWLHGRSRQQTATEVMDSLRLRRRTLGQPVEKLSGGNQQKVVLGRWLTGKVDVLLLDEPTRGVDVGARNEIYRIITELAQAGMAVVMASSDMPEILSLTHRTMVMRDGAFAAELSREELSAPDIQDRIFRLASGQEADSQKDTPNVND
- a CDS encoding ABC transporter permease, whose translation is MAETAPATALGPARFSGAWFRQLLIDNAMVAVMVLVIVFFLYRSARFGTPENLVTILVAAAPFALIALGQTLVILTGGIDLSVGSVIAASAMAGALVAKSNPGQIWLALLAAVVVGMVAGLINGLVVAYMKVPPFIATLGMMTLASGVAYVIGNGAPINGLPAGFGAFANTEVLGMKIPVILMIVSIIGLAIVMKRTAYGMRVYAVGGNRLAAEIAGVNSSRILLSVYAISGVLAGLSGIMIASRVISGAPNLGSGYELDAIAAVVIGGASLMGGRGSIWGTALGLLLIQTLNNGFDLLVVPAYWQDVIKGILIVAAVAVDVWASKHRK